The genomic window GAAACGTACTCAATCCGATGATCGTCGAGGGCCAGACCCAGGGCTCCCTGGTCCAGGGCCTCGGTCAGGCAATGTACGAAGAAGTTCGGTACGACGAAGGAGGCCAGCTGCAGTCGGCCACCCTGATGGATTACTCGATTCCGCATGCCACCGACATTCCACCCCTCGTCTTCGGCAGGGTGTTCACCCCCGCCCCGTCGAATCCGCTAGGTGTCAAAGGCAGTGGTGAGGCCGGCTGCATCGGTGCCCCGCCGGCGATCGTCAACGCGGTTCTCGATGCGTTGCGGCCGCTCGGAGTAACCCACATCGACATGCCCCTAAAACCCTTCAACGTCTGGCAAGCCATCCAGTCGGCTTCGAAGAACCCCTAACCAGACCCTCCGACAGGGCAAGGACCTTGGAAGTACTGCGTGCACTCTTCATCGGTCATTTCTCGACTCAGCTGCGATTTGGCGATCTCGATCAGTTGGTCCGTGTCCGAGGTATATACACGGACTTGGTTCGGTGGCCACAGAACTGCAAATTCTGGTCTCGTCGGATGGAATGTCGCGTCGTAGAGACCAGCGCTGAGTCTGTCGCCAATTTCGGTAACTAGAACCCCGGTCTCAATGTCCCAGATTCGGACGGGTTCCGTCCATGCCGAGCTTGCGACTCTCTTTCCGTCGGGCGATGCTTTGACCATCAGTATGAGAGTGTCATGGGCAGGAATCTTCCTAGCTATGGCTTCGGCCGTTGGAACGCCCGCGAAGAGTTTCTCGAGGTCTATCACGTAAAGAGGGCCATTTCCGCTGCCCAAAAGGAACTGTCTCTCATCAATAGTGAAGTCGCCAGCAATCCCTTCCATGTTGATCTGATCGATGAACCCGAGCAGTTCCCCGGTGTGCGAATCAAAGAAAGATAAGAATGGTCGGTCTCGGTCTCCGTTGTTGTATGTAGCGACCATTTTGCCGCTGCGGCTGAATGTCGCGTTGTAAAGGCAACCCGCCGGCAAGTCGCTCGTTGCAAAGTCGTCCGCGGTCGAAACGATCTGGACCCGACATGAGTCAGAGTCCTCGAACATGACCAAGGCCTGGGAGCCGTCCCAATTGACGTTTATGATCATCCAGCCACCCGGGGCCTCATATATTGTTTTCCCGTCGTCAACATTGCGAACCTCCCATGTGCCGTCATCCCTTCGGAGTGACAGGACATCTCCGGAACCGTTGGTCCTGGGGCCGAATTCAGCGTCCTCCAAGCGGACCGTTTCAACGATCGTCGTCCCCGTATCCGACGCCAGCAATGAAGCCCCGGATGGGCCGGTCACGACGAGGTCAGCGCCGTTGGAATACGTGACAGAATCGTTCATGTCGGATCCCGTGCTCCAACCGTAGATCTCGAACCCGGATTCCGAGGATGTGTCGTAGACAACCGTCTCCACCCCCAGGAACTCTGCGCTTGCCAGCAGTCCGGTCCCTGGTATCGGTACGTAGCTCCATGATCCACCGCCACCCAGGAGTTCTAGAACGGTGGCTCCAGTGCCCGCTTCTTGAACCCGTAACACCGACTCGCCGCCTGTCACATAGTTCTCGCCGGACGGGAGCCACGCGGGCCTAAACGATCGATCGGATGCCGTTCTCGAAATTTCATCACCCGTCGATGAGTCAACTACAACTGATATCTGTTGGTTGGCCAGCGCAATCAGGGACTGGTCTGGGGACCATCTGGCGAAGTTCGGCTGGAAGTCCATTGCTTGGGTGAACTCGACGGTCCAATCACCAGGTTCGACGATCTCCAACCCGAAGTCCTTGTCATCTTCGAAACCATATGCGTAGGCGAGTAACCCATTAGTTCCAAAAGACGGCCCCCCGGCGGGCCGCTTTGGAAGGTAGACGAGCTCCGGATGTTGAACCGTCCACACCTCCACTGACTCATCGGTGTCAAATGCAATAAGCTCACCATCTGGACTGAAGTCCATCGGCGGAGAGAGCGACATATTTGCTGTTGTCCCAATTCGAACAGATTCGTGAGTTGATCGGTCCCAGAGT from Acidimicrobiia bacterium includes these protein-coding regions:
- a CDS encoding molybdopterin-dependent oxidoreductase; amino-acid sequence: HAVFDQAKKRAASMLEASPEDLIIERGVFRVVGVPGMGVSLAEVAAAAELENVQLAEEEFYSPGAQTFPNGVYAAVAEVNPETGEIQILRLVAVDDCGNVLNPMIVEGQTQGSLVQGLGQAMYEEVRYDEGGQLQSATLMDYSIPHATDIPPLVFGRVFTPAPSNPLGVKGSGEAGCIGAPPAIVNAVLDALRPLGVTHIDMPLKPFNVWQAIQSASKNP